Proteins encoded in a region of the Triticum dicoccoides isolate Atlit2015 ecotype Zavitan chromosome 3A, WEW_v2.0, whole genome shotgun sequence genome:
- the LOC119273505 gene encoding F-box protein FBW2-like gives MVGPGSEGSRMEEYSEDRCWEDLARGSLGIIFCKLSLQEILTVVPGICKPWSRVVSGPDCWQDIDIQEWSQQSEPDKITSMVHMLLSRSAGSCHRLSVSRLPNDSLFAFIADHAQSLKTLEISRSEISDGIVEDVAQRLTKVTFLDVSGCTKIGARALEAFGKNCKSLVRLRRVMHPMDVAGKVSHNDEARAIAYNMPKLCHLDIGYMLIGTTDVVEIASQCQDLKFLDLRGCWDVDDKILQEKYPGLKILGPRVNDCYENSFWDECSDDDSIYSWEEFTDDDYVIESDDEAIWDDDHSFEGLEVRFYGGVFGEGFAGFDWPESP, from the exons ATGGTCGGTCCTGGATCGGAAGGATCAAGGATGGAAGAGTACAGTGAGGACAGATGTTGGGAGGACCTAGCACGAGGTTCTCTTGGCATCATCTTCTGCAAACTGTCCCTTCAGGAGATCCTCACTGTGGTTCCGGGGATTTGTAAACCCTGGAGCCGGGTGGTTTCAGGGCCCGACTGCTGGCAGGACATCGACATTCAGGAGTGGAGCCAGCAGAGCGAGCCTGACAAGATCACCAGCATGGTTCATATGCTCCTCTCTCGTAGCGCTGGCTCGTGCCATCGCCTTAGCGTGTCCAGGCTTCCCAACGACTCATTGTTCGCCTTCATCGCGGACCA TGCACAATCCCTCAAGACTTTGGAGATTTCAAGGAGCGAGATCAGCGACGGCATAGTGGAAGATGTCGCACAAAGACTGACTAAAGTTACATTCCTGGATGTAAGCGGCTGCACCAAAATTGGCGCTCGTGCTCTGGAGGCATTTGGTAAGAACTGCAAATCCCTCGTCAGACTTCGGCGAGTCATGCACCCAATGGATGTCGCAGGGAAGGTGTCCCACAATGACGAGGCCCGTGCCATTGCGTACAACATGCCAAAGCTCTGCCACCTCGACATAGGATACATGCTGATTGGGACTACGGATGTCGTCGAGATCGCCTCGCAGTGCCAAGACCTCAAATTCTTAGATTTGCGTGGCTGCTGGGACGTTGATGATAAGATTTTGCAAGAGAAGTATCCTGGGCTGAAAATCCTCGGCCCCCGCGTAAATGATTGCTATGAGAACAGCTTCTGGGATGAGTGCTCTGATGATGACTCCATCTATTCATGGGAAGAGTTCACGGATGATGACTACGTCATCGAGAGTGACGACGAGGCCATATGGGACGACGATCACTCTTTCGAAGGACTAGAAGTTAGGTTCTATGGTGGTGTATTCGGCGAAGGCTTCGCTGGTTTTGACTGGCCAGAATCTCCATGA